Within the Gracilinema caldarium DSM 7334 genome, the region AACAACCTGTAAAACTACAGAAACAGCCTCAAGAAGAAACACTCCACCTACGATGAGAAGAAGAATTTCCTTTTTTATAATAAGCGATAGGACAGCCATAACGCCACCTAAGGAGAGACTTCCCACATCACCCATAAAAACTTCGGCAGGATGTGCATTAAACCAAAGGAACCCCACACTGGCTCCCACAAGGGCAAGGCAGAAAATGGTTAATTCACCAGCCCCCTGGATATAGGGAATTCCCAAATAAGCCGCATAGTCTGCACGGCCGCTTAAATAGGTTAATACTGAGAGGGCAATAAATACGAGTATTACAAGACCAATAGCCAGACCATCAAGACCATCAGTCAGGTTTACCGCATTTGATTCCCAAACCAGAAGCAGTACGGCAAAGGGAATCCACACCCACCCCAGATTAACTATAGGGTTTTTAAAAAAGGGAAGATACAACTGGGTAATATGTTCATCCTCTGTATAATAGAGGGTTAATACAATAGCAAAGGCTACTCCAAACTGCCCCACTAATTTAGCCCAAGCAGGTAATCCCTTGGAGTTTTTCTGGGTCACCTTAAGATAATCATCGATAAAGCCTACGGCACCAAAACCAACAAAGCCAGTAAGGGTAAGCCATACATAAAAATTGTGCAGATCCTGCCAAAGCAGCACTGCAACAATAACCGAAAGAATAATGAGTACCCCACCCATAGTTGGGGTCCCACCTTTCTTTAAGTGCGATTGGGGACCATCATCCCGAATAGCCTGCCCAACCTTTAAGGTTCTCAAGGCTTCAATAATGCGAGGCCCAAAGAGGAACGATATAAACAAAGCTGTTAACGCACCATAGGCTGCCCTGAAAGTAAGATACCGGAAAACATTCAGAGGGGTAAAGTATTTTACTAAGGGATATAAAAATTCTAAAAACACCCTAAACTCCTTGATTACTCACAATATCGGTCAATCGTTCCAGGGCAACTCCCCGGGACCCCTTTAATAGAACCAGGTCCCCCTGGACCAATGATCCTGCAAGCTCACCTTTTAACATTTCCATATCGGTTGTATGCCAAACCTGTTTTGTTCCAGACCTGGCGATGATATCCTTCATACATGCGGTTTCTGCTCCAAAGAGATACACAGCATCTGCCTTTGACTGGGCTAATATCCTTGCAACACGCTCATGTTCTTGTTCCGCAGCGGTTCCCAATTCCAGCATCGATCCAATTACATAAATTCTACGACCGGACCATTCTATAGCATCACAAAATTCAATAGCCGCGATGGCAGACTCCGGATTGGCATTATAACAATCCCGGATAAGCGTAATTGGCCCTTTGAGTATCTCCCCCCGACCAAAGAGAGGTTTCACTGAAGACAATCCTCTTAGGATAGCAGTTTCACTGACTCCAGCTTCCTGTGCAAGAGCTGCTGCAGCAAGGGAATTGAGAATATTGTGTTGTCCAGGAAGAGCAATGGCAACAGGCTTTCTATTCCAAATAAACTCGATCCCGTCGAGTCCTTTAGTTCGCCCCCCGCCAAAAGAACCGGTTGAACGGGGTCCATAACATTTTACCTGTCCATTGACTGCACGCTGTAAATAATTAGCATAGGCATCATATTCGGGGATGAGGCCAATCTGTTTTCCATTAAATTGAGAAAAGATTGCTTTTTTCTCTTCAGCGATCGCATCCTTTGAACCGAGAATACCGATATGGGCAGTTCCGATATTGGTGATTAACGCAATATCAGGATTCAGCACTGCTGCCAATTCGCTGATCTCCCCACGGCGGTTCATCCCCATTTCAAAAACACCAATCTCATGTTCCGGCCTTACCGAAAACACCGATAAAGGCAAGCCTGTTTCAGAATTAAGATTGCCTTCATTCATAACAACCTGTTTTTCCTGTCCTAAGATTGCAGCGGTTAATTCTTTTACCGTCGTTTTTCCAGAAGAACCTGTAATACCAATTTTTAACAAAGCAGGGAATTGATCCAGATAAGCCTTTGCAGCTTTTTGTAAAGCTCGTAAAGTATCGGGTACAACAACAACCGCCCCATCCTGCTGTTGTGCAGATGCTCTCGCTATATCTTTATATGTTCCAAGCCTATCTTCCTGCATCAGCACAATCGAAGCTCCAGCATTAAAAGCGCTTGAAATATAATGATGCCCATCCTGAACTGATCCGGGTAAAGCTACAAAAAGACTAGCCTTGGTTACTTTACGCGAGTCGATCGCAACAGAGACAAAACCGGCCTTTGCGGAAGCACCTGTATATAACAATGTGCCCTGTACAGCCTTAAGCAAGGCATCCAGGGTCATCAACACAGAATCACCCATCCTGGTTAGTCCTTTTTCCAATATGAATCTGCATTATTTCAGAAGGATTCTTTTTTTGTAATTGCAGTTCATCCCGTGCAATTTTAGAAATACGTTCTGTACTTGAAAGAACGGCAATTCCCGCGATGAGCCGTTTATTTTGTTCAAATTGATTTTGTTGAGCCTTTTCCAAGCGACGAACTTCTTCAGAAAGTTGATAATAACGCACAGACTGCCAGGCATTCAGGGCAAAAAAGAGCGGAATGGTGATAACCCAGATATACAACAACAGTCGTTTCAACATTACAGGTTTTCCTCCAGTACCTTTTCCACCACCCGCAATTTAGCACTTCGGCTGGGGGGATTAGCTTTAATTTCCTCTAAGCTCGGAGCAACCGGCTTCTTGGTAATGAGAGTAACAGTTCTCTGTCCCTTACATGTACATATCGGCGCTTCTGGCGGACAGGTGCAGTCCTTGTTTTTCTCTCTAAAGAAATTTTTTACAATTCGGTCTTCCAATGAATGAAAGGTTATAACACCAAGACGTCCACCATTTTCCAGAACATGCAGGGCTGCGTCAAGCAAGGACTCTAAGCGGCTTAATTCGCCATTTACTGCAATTCTCAGTGCTTGGAATGTTCTCGTAGCGGGGTGTATTGCCCCATATCGATAGGAAACGGGCACAGCGCCTTCTATAATTGAAGCAAGCATATCAGCCGTCTCAATTCGGCTTTTTGCCCGTGCCTCTACAATGGCATGGGCAATCCTGCGCGAATAGCGTTCCTCCCCATTCTGATATATAAGGTCAGCGAGTTCCCGTTCAGATAACTGCATTACGAGGTCTGCTGCACTGGGTCCAAAGGATGGATCAAGGCGCATATCCAAAGCTTCACTTTTTCGGAAGCTGAAACCACGCCCACTTTTTTCATAGTGAAAAAGACTGATACCCAGATCAATTAGAATACTATCGGGACGTTTAATTTCAGAGGGATATTCAGCAAAGAAACTATGGGACCATCCTGAATAAAAATGAATTCGTTCACCAAATTCAGCAAGTCTCTTCCGCGCAACTTCCTGAATACCAGGATCCGCATCCACACCGATGATATAAAGGCTGGGGAAACGACTTAAAAAGGCGTAGCTGTGACCGCCTTCACCAAGAGTAGCATCAATCATAAGAGCATTTTCACTTCGGGGCGCTAGATAATGAAGTGTTTCTTCAAGAAGAACCGGAGTATGAACATAGTGTGCTGTTTCTGACATCATGCCCCTACTCCTTTATAAAAACACTGAGCTAAGTTCTTCCGCAGCAGAACGGAATTCAGCCTCATTTTCATCCCAGTACTGCTTATACTGATCCGCATCCCAAATTTCTATGTATTTATCAATTCCTAAAATGACACATTCACGATTTAGTCCAGCAAATTCACGCAAACTTTGTGGAATAGCAATACGTCCAGCCTTATCAATCTCTATCTCCTGGGCAGGAGCAATAATTCTTCGCTGCACCATACGCGAACGAGCTTGAAAGGGAGAAGTGGTTTCCATCAGTTTTCGAGAAAGGAGCTTCCATTGCTCAGGTGCAAAAAGCCACAGACACTTATCCACCCCCTGCGTCATTACCAGAATATTTCCTGACAGTTCTGACCGCAAACGAGATGGTAAGCTAAGGCGTCCCTTTTCATCCAAGGTGTTTTTAAACTCACCGGTTAACAATTCCATTCCACTTTTTCCTATTTTTTCCCACTATTTCCCACTAAGATACATTATTGACACATAAATTTCCTCCGTCAATACAAAGGAGAAAAGAAAAGATTATAAATAGTAATTTTTTATTTATTTTTACTACACCCCTGTTTAGTAGCCAGTGATTCTTGCAAATCCATAAAAAGACAGGTATGTTTTTATTATGTATAGTGAAGAGTACTTTATCGTGTATCCCGAGGGAGATATACAACAGGCTCCCGGAAGACTGTCTATTAATCAGTTAGTGGATATCAATGGATATCCTGTATCGTTACCTTTACAAACTAATAAACAGCTTGTGTATCGAATTACTCAAATAACCAGAAAAGAACAACGGAGAGGTTGTGAAATTTACCATTATCTCGAGCAATTAACCGCAGACGAGCTTTCAGAATATGTCAGATTTTAGCCGGGAAAGCACCCTTCACAATCAATTAAAGGAGCTGTACGCTGGCACCGAAGGACAGGTAGAAGTACCAATAGAGACTTTTATATGTGATTGCAGAACTAAACATGGTGAACTGATTGAAGTTCAAACCAACAGTTTTGGACCGCTTCGGTATAAACTACAAATCATTGCCAAAAACTACTGTATAAAAATTATTCATCCTATCGTTCGAAACCGAATTATCGAAACCTATTCGGCAGATAGGGTCCTTTTACGAAAACGGCTAAGTCCTAAAAAAGGGAGCATATGGGATCTGTTTAAGGCCCTTATTTTTGCTCCCGAGTTGATTATACATAAAAATATTATCTTAGAGTTAGTTGCCCTTGATATCACTGATACTCGCATAGAAGATGGAAAAGGTTCCTGGAGACGAAAGGGGATTAGCCTGAAAGACAAGGCCCTCCTTTCTTTACATGACACCCGTACACTTTTATATCCTGTGGATTATCAGAGTTTTCTTCCATCTTGTATTGGGGAAACCTTTACCATCCGGGATTTTTATAACGGTATCAAAGATTGGCAAATATCCCATCCCCCTCTTTCTTCAAGTCTATTTTCTGAGCCAATACTAGAGCCACTCAGTTATTCTACAGCCCAAAAAGCGATTTATGTACTACATCGGATTGGGCTCCTGAAACGAACAGGCAAGAAGGGTAATTTTTATCTCTATCGAAAAAACTATTAAAAAGACCGCCCTCTATAAGGGCGGTCTATTATTTAAGTGAACAAAATGCTATAAATAGTAGGAAAAATCAGCTTCTTACCAGCTATCGACCATATCATCAGGATCCCGATTTTCTTCAGCAAAGAGATCCGTTACAGCTCGCAGATCATCTAGATACAGATAATAGCTACCATAAGATTCCATAGGATCGCATTCAACCTTAAAACCGGTTACTTTAATCCCCATCTGGGAATTATAATGGTAATCCCGCTGAATAATTCCATTTCTGCCATCTGGCGCCTGAGGTGGAATAGCTACAGTTAACTTTTTCCATCCCTGAAAATTGAGTTTTCCTAAATAAAGCTCATATTCTCTGCCAAAGAAATCCTGAATCATAATTTTCAGAGTATGATTATAATTTCGACCTACGACCCAAACAGAAATGGTTTTCGTAATACCTTCTATTGGAATTGGCCGCAATG harbors:
- the mraY gene encoding phospho-N-acetylmuramoyl-pentapeptide-transferase codes for the protein MFLEFLYPLVKYFTPLNVFRYLTFRAAYGALTALFISFLFGPRIIEALRTLKVGQAIRDDGPQSHLKKGGTPTMGGVLIILSVIVAVLLWQDLHNFYVWLTLTGFVGFGAVGFIDDYLKVTQKNSKGLPAWAKLVGQFGVAFAIVLTLYYTEDEHITQLYLPFFKNPIVNLGWVWIPFAVLLLVWESNAVNLTDGLDGLAIGLVILVFIALSVLTYLSGRADYAAYLGIPYIQGAGELTIFCLALVGASVGFLWFNAHPAEVFMGDVGSLSLGGVMAVLSLIIKKEILLLIVGGVFLLEAVSVVLQVVSYKLRKKRIFKMAPLHHHFELSGWAETKVVIRFWILGGLFALIAISTLKIQ
- a CDS encoding UDP-N-acetylmuramoyl-tripeptide--D-alanyl-D-alanine ligase, giving the protein MGDSVLMTLDALLKAVQGTLLYTGASAKAGFVSVAIDSRKVTKASLFVALPGSVQDGHHYISSAFNAGASIVLMQEDRLGTYKDIARASAQQQDGAVVVVPDTLRALQKAAKAYLDQFPALLKIGITGSSGKTTVKELTAAILGQEKQVVMNEGNLNSETGLPLSVFSVRPEHEIGVFEMGMNRRGEISELAAVLNPDIALITNIGTAHIGILGSKDAIAEEKKAIFSQFNGKQIGLIPEYDAYANYLQRAVNGQVKCYGPRSTGSFGGGRTKGLDGIEFIWNRKPVAIALPGQHNILNSLAAAALAQEAGVSETAILRGLSSVKPLFGRGEILKGPITLIRDCYNANPESAIAAIEFCDAIEWSGRRIYVIGSMLELGTAAEQEHERVARILAQSKADAVYLFGAETACMKDIIARSGTKQVWHTTDMEMLKGELAGSLVQGDLVLLKGSRGVALERLTDIVSNQGV
- a CDS encoding septum formation initiator family protein, with the protein product MLKRLLLYIWVITIPLFFALNAWQSVRYYQLSEEVRRLEKAQQNQFEQNKRLIAGIAVLSSTERISKIARDELQLQKKNPSEIMQIHIGKRTNQDG
- the rsmH gene encoding 16S rRNA (cytosine(1402)-N(4))-methyltransferase RsmH — translated: MSETAHYVHTPVLLEETLHYLAPRSENALMIDATLGEGGHSYAFLSRFPSLYIIGVDADPGIQEVARKRLAEFGERIHFYSGWSHSFFAEYPSEIKRPDSILIDLGISLFHYEKSGRGFSFRKSEALDMRLDPSFGPSAADLVMQLSERELADLIYQNGEERYSRRIAHAIVEARAKSRIETADMLASIIEGAVPVSYRYGAIHPATRTFQALRIAVNGELSRLESLLDAALHVLENGGRLGVITFHSLEDRIVKNFFREKNKDCTCPPEAPICTCKGQRTVTLITKKPVAPSLEEIKANPPSRSAKLRVVEKVLEENL
- the mraZ gene encoding division/cell wall cluster transcriptional repressor MraZ, encoding MELLTGEFKNTLDEKGRLSLPSRLRSELSGNILVMTQGVDKCLWLFAPEQWKLLSRKLMETTSPFQARSRMVQRRIIAPAQEIEIDKAGRIAIPQSLREFAGLNRECVILGIDKYIEIWDADQYKQYWDENEAEFRSAAEELSSVFL
- a CDS encoding flagellar filament outer layer protein FlaA, producing the protein MKRSILAVILVTIASILFAQTEVGAPNPEKVGVESAQQKLKEVSVDKFEQAGFWISKMSSDEGFTTTRLFEGSPAGKQPIPEEKDLNIPDKYVLGTRIDFLRRGYNTFILLPLRPIPIEGITKTISVWVVGRNYNHTLKIMIQDFFGREYELYLGKLNFQGWKKLTVAIPPQAPDGRNGIIQRDYHYNSQMGIKVTGFKVECDPMESYGSYYLYLDDLRAVTDLFAEENRDPDDMVDSW